A genome region from Pseudanabaena sp. Chao 1811 includes the following:
- the trpE gene encoding anthranilate synthase component I → MIFPEYSDFIKLAEQGNFVPVYMELVADLDTPVSAWYRVCQGQPYSFLLESVEGGERIGRYSLLGCDPLWVLEARGDRTTQTFRDGNVKEFIGNPFQHLSECLAPIQPVHLPQLPPSLGGLFGYWGYELINWIEPKVPVFPCQEGDTPDGVWMQVDSLLVFDQVKRKIWAIAYADLSNGNDPEAAYKSASDRLTILVDKLRSPLDRQKTAIKWTNPRLQPPVNFTSNVTREKFCKGVELGKEHIKAGDIFQVVLSQRLTTEFKGEPFSLYRSLRVVNPSPYMAFFNFKDWQLIGSSPEIMVKAEVINGVSKTVLRPIAGTRPRGANSLEDAELAKDLLADPKEVAEHVMLVDLGRNDLGRVCKSGTVKVDELMSIELYSHVMHIVSNVVGEIRPEKNAWDLLQACFPAGTVSGAPKIRAMDIIHNLEGDRRGTYAGAYGYYDFEGQLNTAITIRTMVVKDGKASVQAGAGVVADSDPEKEYQETLNKAKGMLESLRCLG, encoded by the coding sequence ATGATTTTCCCTGAGTATTCTGACTTTATTAAGCTTGCTGAGCAGGGCAACTTTGTACCTGTATATATGGAACTGGTAGCGGATCTGGATACCCCTGTGTCGGCTTGGTATCGCGTTTGTCAAGGTCAACCCTATAGCTTTTTGTTAGAGTCAGTCGAAGGTGGCGAGAGAATTGGTCGTTACAGTTTATTAGGTTGCGATCCCCTCTGGGTATTGGAAGCAAGGGGCGATCGCACGACGCAGACATTTCGTGATGGCAATGTCAAAGAATTTATTGGCAATCCCTTTCAGCATTTGAGTGAATGCCTTGCACCGATTCAGCCTGTGCATTTGCCACAGTTGCCACCGAGTCTGGGGGGACTATTTGGCTATTGGGGCTATGAATTAATTAATTGGATCGAACCGAAAGTACCTGTGTTTCCCTGTCAGGAAGGAGATACCCCTGATGGTGTGTGGATGCAGGTGGATAGTCTGTTGGTATTCGATCAGGTCAAGCGCAAGATCTGGGCGATCGCCTATGCCGACTTGAGTAATGGCAATGATCCTGAAGCTGCCTATAAATCCGCTAGCGATCGCTTGACGATATTGGTGGATAAATTGCGATCGCCCCTAGATCGACAGAAGACCGCGATCAAATGGACAAATCCTCGCTTGCAGCCGCCTGTAAACTTTACGAGCAATGTCACCCGTGAAAAATTCTGTAAGGGTGTTGAACTAGGTAAAGAGCATATCAAGGCTGGCGATATCTTCCAAGTTGTTCTCTCGCAACGTTTGACAACGGAATTTAAAGGTGAGCCATTCAGTCTGTATCGCTCCTTGCGCGTAGTTAATCCTTCGCCCTACATGGCATTCTTTAACTTTAAGGATTGGCAGCTCATTGGATCTAGCCCTGAAATCATGGTCAAGGCAGAAGTAATTAATGGGGTCTCCAAGACTGTGCTCCGCCCGATCGCAGGCACAAGACCTAGAGGTGCAAACTCTTTAGAGGATGCAGAACTTGCCAAGGATTTACTTGCCGATCCTAAGGAAGTTGCTGAGCATGTCATGCTCGTAGACCTAGGCAGAAATGATTTAGGTCGCGTTTGCAAAAGTGGCACGGTCAAAGTCGATGAGCTAATGTCCATTGAGCTTTATTCCCATGTCATGCATATCGTCAGCAATGTCGTCGGAGAAATTCGTCCCGAAAAAAATGCTTGGGACTTACTGCAAGCCTGTTTCCCTGCGGGTACGGTTAGCGGTGCACCCAAGATTCGGGCGATGGACATTATCCATAACTTAGAAGGAGATCGCCGAGGCACTTATGCAGGAGCCTATGGCTATTATGATTTTGAGGGACAGTTAAATACTGCCATTACCATTCGCACGATGGTGGTCAAGGATGGCAAGGCAAGCGTACAGGCGGGTGCTGGCGTAGTTGCTGATTCCGATCCTGAGAAGGAATATCAAGAAACCTTGAACAAGGCAAAGGGAATGTTGGAGTCTCTACGCTGCTTAGGTTAG